gagggatagataaaactctctttgttaaagatgaaggaggaaagattctgatagctcaaatctatgtggatgatattgtttttggtgggatgtcagacaagatgactaaACATTTTGTTGAgcagatgcaatctgaatttgaaatgagtctagttggagaattaacttacTTTCTTGGActgcaagtcaaacagatggaagactcaatctttctctctcagagcaagtatgctagaaatattgtcaaaaagtttggaatggaaaatgctactcacaaaaggacaccagcacctacTCATTTGAAactgtccaaagatgaaaagggaactagtgttgatcaaagtctatacagaagcatgataggaagtctgttgtaccttacagccagtagacctgatattgcctttgctgttggggtgtgtgctaggtatcaagcagatCCTAAGATCAGCCATATCAaccaagtcaagaggatcctaaaatatgtgaatggtacttgtgaatatggaatgctctactctcatgggtgtgaacctattctcactgggtattgtgatgcagattgggctggaagtgctgatgacagaaaaagtacttcaggtggatgtttcttcttgggtaataatcttatttcatggtttagcaagaaacaaaattgtgtgtcctTGTCCACttcagaggcagaatacattgcagcaggaagtagttgctctcagcttgtttggatgaaacaaatgttaacagaatacaatgtcacacaagatgtcatgacattatattgtgacaacttaagtgccattaacatttcaaagaatcccattcagcatagcaggaccaagcacattgatattagacatcactacattagagatcttgttgaagataaaataattgccttggaacatgttgctacaaaccttcaattggctgacattttcacaaaagccttggatgcaaatcaatttgaaaatctaagaagcaaactaggcatttgtctttgtgaaggattatagcaattaattgggtgtggGGCCAGCaatatttctctctccaaatctttgatatcattacacattaaagtgtatttcccccccccccctttacaaGTTACCCAAACGGTTTCCATTCCTCCAAAACCTCTCCTCCACACTCACGCTATCTCTCTGTGTTGCTGCATTCACAATCCCTTACCCAGCTTTCCACTTTCTCTCACCATGTCTCAGAGTTCTCCCTCAAAGAAATCTTCTCCTAcctctgaaacagcatcaggttctagggcaccaaatgttgtgagtgatcaagatgttgtgctggatgttgtgccattgaactcTGTTCCTACTACCGATACTGTTCGCAATccaccaagaaagatgcatgcaagaaaatcaactgggGGATCTGTTCCTGAAACCTTTTGTGTTCAAGGTAGAGAGGGTTCTGCTTATGTTCACAATGCGATCGCAGGTATTGTcacaagaatcttgaatgaagggcacaaGGTTGATGGGATATCTGTTCCTCTAGCCCAGATGTCTGCCTCTGAGAACAGCAAAGATGATCAAGATGGTCAAGATGATGCTAGCAAAGATCAGGGTGATGTTGAGACATCGGTTGATAACATTGAAGAGAAGATCCCAGGTGGCAAAGACGTTGAGACATCTGAAGCTGTTAATGTTGAAACATCTGGTACTAAAGATGCTGAAATTCCTGAGCCTGAGAAAGCTGAAGAGGTTCCTGTTGCTGTTTCTAAAGAAACCCCTAATGAAGGCCCTACTGTGCATGATGTGGTAAATCTGGATGATCTGGATGATTCTATTGACATTGCTGATGATGAACTCATCTCTAGCATCTCTCATAGAGTCAAGACTCGTAAGGGCAAACAGGCTTGTGATCAAGATTTCTCCAAACCTCAGGTTACTCCTCAAAAGAAGGTCACTATAAAGAAGGACAAGAAGGTCCTTACTGAACCTTCAACCACAGGGAGCAAGGCTACTGtaaagaagaggaaggaaagaagtgTTTCTGTCCCAGAAGATGATGTcttaagtgatgtccctgacatcccatccaagaagaagattgctgtcacaaagtcctccacaaaggttcgtgatgttcctttggataacatttacttgcactatgcttcaaatgctatccagtggaagtttgtctatcaaagaaggctggctttggaaagagaattagcaaatgatgctctggaatgtcaagaggtcatgaagctcatcaaggctgcaggtttgattaaaactgttactcatttttctaagtgttatgaaatGCTGGTGAAGGAATTTATTGTGAATTTGTCTCAAGATTGTTGTGATGGAACAACTGATGATTTTCATAAGGTGTATGTTAGAAGAAAGTGTATAGATTTTTCCCCTGCTGTTATCAACCTATATCTAGGTAGAGATGCtgaggctcaacctgagcttgaagtgactGATAATGAGGTTTGCAAGGTAATCACTGGTGGTAAGGTTAAGAAGTGGCCCATAAAGAGCAAACTGTCTGCTAGTTCTCTTAATGTCAGGTATGCATTGCTGCACAAAATTGGTGCTGCTAACTGGGTGCCTACCAATCACACTTCCACCATTGCTGTTGGCCTAGGAAGATTCATATATGCTGTGGGAACCAAGACAAAATTTGACTATGGGACCTACATATTTGATCAAACTATGAGGCATGTTGGTACCTCTGCTACCAAGCTTCCCATTGCTTTCCCATCTCTGATATGTGGAATAATCCTCAAGCAACACCCTGGAATTCTGAAAAGTAAAGATTCTGTATGTAAGAGGGAGAGTGCTTTGtcttttcactacaagctgctgTAGAGGTCTGATGACAagacatctgctgggacatcacaACCCAGCAAATCTGTGAACAAAGCTCTTCTTATTGCTGAGCTAAAAGAGACTTGTCAAGAGTTGGACAACAGGAAGCTGAAACTTGAAAATCTCATCCACAGTCTTGAGCAGTCTACAGATGATGATCTTGCTGGTGAAAAGGGTGGTGACAATATGGATGAAGACAAAAAGGCTGAGGAAGAAGCTGAGGATGCTGAGGCTGAGGGTGCTGAGAGTGGGAGTAGTGATGCTGAATGGACTAGTAGCTCAAGTGATGACAATCCTGGTGGCTCTAGTGATGAAGACAGTGATGGGTCTGATGATTAGCTCTGCTGAGCTGAATAtgttttggctccttttgtggctaaaaagggggagtaattgGTAGTGGTAGTGGTTGTTTTGTTGTAATggttgttttgttattttggtGATCTTTTGGTTTTTCTTGGACATGGTTGTTCTGTGGTTTTCCTTATTTTGGGTTTTCTCTGGTTCTCCCTAacaatgacaagtggtttctGTGGTTTCTGTAACAATTGATTAAGTAGTTGTTTTCTGGTTTTCTGGTGATTAATCAAGATGCTGTTGTTGcttacaaaatttatttttctgttacagaatttatttttctgttgttggctgctgtgtatgctctgatatctgttttacatctattagtgttttagccaaaaattttccaaagggggagtttgtagatgttgttgattggctataatttttggtaaaactaattgtggttctatcCTGTCAAAACtagtgtcatgacatgctttctgttgttgCAAAGTTCttccttatgcaggcctttacctgatgtcaaggccgatgtcatgacattcgcagctgttcgttattttctattTCTACTTATGATTATATGATCTGATAAGAtcttatgcgctatatttggtaatgatggattctgatctgtttcaAGGATGTCTTGGATGATTATTATTATCAGTTCCTTGTTTTATGAAGAGTGGTTTTTtattagggcaaaaactatttttgtggatccaaggcccagttgctgTATTGTATGAAGGCTATATATTCCACGCAGGTGCTGCAGTTGCCGTTAGGGTTTTTGGTTAAGAAACTGTTAAGAGTTCTTTGTGGTTAAGTTTCTCGTtgtagctttcttgtaagccaaacaatcaccatgatgattgtcttggtctaggtgttttgttttgagttgtaagaagtactcaaagcttttaagcaagagtattattgtacttgatcaaagcttttaagcaagatcaagttgtgtccttgaagagtgtcttcttttgtttgTCATTGGTTAGTttttaatcactgctgtgattgagggggagtgagtaggatctctggtctaagtggtttagattgaagttgcattgggtagatattaagtgaaagacGTAATCTTGgcttgtattaccttgaattgatattacttatagtggacttcctccctggcttggtagcccccagatgtaggtgtgtttgcaccgaactgggttaacaactttcctgtgttattttctgtttaatctttgttcatttgtttacaaacattcagatagtaatgtcgtgacatcctgttagaCATCACGTATCTGAGTCAAGAATTtcaatatgtttagaaactcgCGACTCGAGGTtcggacattcacgactcgaggctCGGAAAACACCTCAATCACAACCCGAGGGTTGGAAACTTACGACACttgggtcggaaaacaaaccaatctcaacacgagggttggacactcacgactcgagggtcggaaaacacacctatcacaacacgagggttggaaactgggcttttgtagtatgtaaattcactagatgatatgcgtatgttaatgcgtatgcatgtatgTTGATGCTAATGTTGATGTCAaccccaagattttatctccttattgaacctctttaaaccatatttgctcctacaccacggctatgcttatgccggcttgttaatgtggataatgcttatgctcaagCGTATGttggttgatgtaatgagtggaacgaagcaacgtcttctataagactacctgaaaaggtttttggaaaggaTAATAAATGTCTTGGAAAAgaccgcctagaaaggttcgtagaatgtcttaaataagactacctgaagaggttcctgaaaaggatgacaaattgtcttaaagaagaccacctagaaaggttcttagaatgtcttaaaaagactacctaaaaaggtatggtgtaatgtatcaaccaatgtatgcaatgcatggtTTACATGTaattgcatgatgctccaatgctaggctgttgataaccaaagcgtatatagcttgataaagttgtaaggttgttggatgctagcgcgactccCCAATCCccgtttttgaactttgaagatcatAGTTTGGAGAAAGAttggttcgaggttgtaaagtatgagAACGCCTTTTCTTTAtgatgtgcgccttgccccagtttgaccctttgaattactccacaccTCTAcctttttgaggttctccacgcctttaaccttctCGAGGTTCTCCGTGTCTTTCACCCTttgcaattcgcacctttaaccttttcgaggttctccacaccttttgCAATTCGCAACTTGTGTAATTCTCCACTCCTTCaccctttttttttaattctccaCCTTTCGAgattctccacgcctttaaccttttgaggttctccgtgcctttaacctttggaggttctccacacctttaacctttcgggcttctccacacctttaacctttgaattgtccACCTTATGGacttgatatccaatgccccagtgTTTAGCGGAAAAGGATGCCCCTGATTGCCacgccatgaaggaagtgccccaagaaataaccttgtcgtatgcttcgacgtttagatgggagggtgtgcccttgatctccaggatatggaggactatccatagtgttctatccttttgaatttgaattcttcccttgtttgacatgcccctattTATGATttcttcgaggtgtgccccaagttGATTGATCCTTAGGAGGGGTGCCCTTAGTGAATAGggtgtttgattgcatgcccctgtgatccttgaaatttttcccCTATTTAGGAGAaacctctagatgtggttccccccattccagagtctttattagaaatgatcacctttgattaaaccaatttcgagatcttcttgatgctaagtgtatattcacagatgacgttgtaccctttgagaagtaactccaatccaatgtgtatgcaagttttgaaattgaagtccgttatactggatgattagaaatgaatgcttgaagaagcatagtggttAGAAATGAttttaacaaacttaggagtcagtataacaaatcctgctttatatgctttcgtagttaaccttgcctcaattaggacttttgaatgttgtagcttggcctggttcatgttttaagaaacaatggatataaggctcaaaaatttatttatcccacccctttctccttgatgttctccagatcctaagaattctcctaatccaatgaatgtgctttgtttgtaagagaatcgtttcagttctgatgttgagcaaaaaccttagtagagatccaagcactgatgagaagcttcgatgatttaacagtcacaagattatcctttgtatttcgcttttgttttgtttttatcccttatttttgcatgaaccaattccttagaatttggtccatcgggatgccctaaattttgcctaagtcgttttattttctttcatggaattttcattttgacttagcgggcgttttcctccttttttgaatgctccttttgatctttggattttgaatattgtgactgccatgactttgatttgcaagcttcgtctttgatacgtcctcgatcttgaatgatatattgagggagaagatgttgtgaatgttacctccattgtttcctcaatcttggatgcatgcgaggaagaagatatgcttgaacctttgctttgcttgatccttattcttgaacctttgcttcattgattgattctcttgccaaccaaaatacaccattgaattagtcgaaatctaccctgcccctggttgaaatcaaggttttttcgaaaagtagaaacaaactccaactcttggctcgagggggtgacgagggattaacatccttatatcttcactgtttgggatttgaaacaatgcctgtacatcgtcggttcggtcttaccttgaaagcatatgtttagctggacttagttatttgtattcgtcattctcccttaagtttgttagtactcctaaatttgaaattgaaaatggaatagaagtgtgcgagtggaaagtcgtagtggtgagcgaatgaattgatttcaaaaccttcttggtcatcccattagaattgctaattcgAAGGTACAACTCTTTATCTTGAGTGACACTTAAcaatcgtaggggttgaaattctgagcatggtaaacacatattgatcctagggataacctCCTTTGTAGATCCGTTGACTTtgctttactccttagttcctagacttgtagaagtaaaggggtaatctcgaattctccttgggcacgtcaaaccggtCGGggataaattgttagcggtgggtttttgtcgtatcggaacttcatgagtttcctttgactaaacctcttttgcttttcctaaggatagtatctcACCATTGCAACCTTCagggtttgtagattgataaagatagcctatgacccttttgccccttggcgtggagttaacaTACGTCGCCtttcctccatcgtagttatgcatttttgttcagggtattgctcCAGTCGGACTGATCCTTgtccccaggttatcgtagagcgtccttgaaagtttgatatgttctaagatgaacccctttatgactaaatacatcttgagtgtatctatgagg
The sequence above is drawn from the Vicia villosa cultivar HV-30 ecotype Madison, WI unplaced genomic scaffold, Vvil1.0 ctg.002799F_1_1, whole genome shotgun sequence genome and encodes:
- the LOC131639824 gene encoding uncharacterized protein LOC131639824, coding for MHARKSTGGSVPETFCVQGREGSAYVHNAIAGIVTRILNEGHKVDGISVPLAQMSASENSKDDQDGQDDASKDQGDVETSVDNIEEKIPGGKDVETSEAVNVETSGTKDAEIPEPEKAEEVPVAVSKETPNEGPTVHDVVNLDDLDDSIDIADDELISSISHRVKTRKGKQACDQDFSKPQVTPQKKVTIKKDKKVLTEPSTTGSKATEFIVNLSQDCCDGTTDDFHKVYVRRKCIDFSPAVINLYLGRDAEAQPELEVTDNEVCKVITGGKVKKWPIKSKLSASSLNVRYALLHKIGAANWVPTNHTSTIAVGLGRFIYAVGTKTKFDYGTYIFDQTMRHVGTSATKLPIAFPSLICGIILKQHPGILKSKDSRSDDKTSAGTSQPSKSVNKALLIAELKETCQELDNRKLKLENLIHSLEQSTDDDLAGEKGGDNMDEDKKAEEEAEDAEAEGAESGSSDAEWTSSSSDDNPGGSSDEDSDGSDD